GACGCCCTCTACGCGGCGGCCCCAGACGAGGCGGCGGCGGTCGTCTCCCGCACCGACGACGGCGAGTACCGCGCGCTCCGCCTCGCGGTCGCAATCCGCGGTGGGTCGGACACCGGCGCGGTCACCAGCGAGATGCGAGCGGTCGCCGACGGTATCGAAACCGATGGCGATCTGACCGCGACCGCCACCGGCCAGCCGATTATCAACGAAATCGTCCAGCAGGGTCTGCTCACCACGCTGGTCCAGACGTTCCTCATCACGCTCGGGGTCATCGTGGCGTTCCTGACGGGGATCTTCTACCGGCGCTACGGCACCCTCTCGCTGGGCGCGGTCACGATGGTTCCGGTTGTCTTCGCACTGAGTTGGATTCTGGGCGCGATGTACCTGCTGGAGATTCCGTTCAACACCGAGACGGCCATCATCGCCAGCATCGCCATCGGTATCGGCGTTGACTACGCTATCCACATCAGCGAGCGGTTCGTCGAGGAAGTGTCCGCCAGCGCCGACGCCGCGGCGGCGTTAGAGACCACGCTGGCGGGGACCGGCGGCGCGCTACTGGCCAGCGCGGTCACGACCGCGGGCGGGTTCGGCGTCCTGCTGTTCGCGCTGGTGCCATCGCTCCAGCGGTTCGGACTGGTGACGGGAACGACAATCGTGTTCGCGTTCGTGTCGAGCGTGGTCGTTCTGCCGAGTCTGCTCGTCCTCTGGTGGCGCTATCTCGGCACCGACGCCGCAGTCGGCGGAACGACGGTCGGCGCGACCGGCGATTAACTCGGACGGCGCGGCTGCGGTCCTATTCGCTCACGAGCGAGGTCCGCCCGGTCACCGTCTCGGCCTCCAACTTGTAGAAGCCGAGTTCGGTCGGGTCGCGGTCGTCGGTCCACGGACTGGCCGGAAACCACGCGTTTCCCGCGAACGCCGCGTACGCGTCTTCGACCTCCGCTTCCGGAACGCGCTCGATGGGTCCCCGAACCATGACGCTGGTCCAGTCGGGCGGTCTGACCTCGGGAACGAGTAGCGTGGCGCTCTCGGTGGCGTCGAGATAGGCCATCTTCTCGCCGCGCTCGTCGGTCTGGAGATGGAAGTAGGCGGTCCCCTCGCCGTCGTACCCGAACGACATCGGGAGCGAGTAGGCGTTCCCACCCTCCGCGAGCGTCAGACATCCCCACCCTTTTCGTTCGAGAAAGGCGCTCGCGGCGTCGGAGTTCATTTTCACGTCCGAGCGTTCTCCGCCCGACACGCCTTCGTCGTTCGTCTCAACTACGTCGTCGGTGAACATCGTCCTATCTTTTCCTTGTTCTACCGGATCTATATAACTGGTCCTCCATTCCAAGGAACTGAAAACACAGCGTCCGTACAGTCCTGAGCGACGACTCTTGGCCGCTCCTCGTCGCGGAGAGGGGAACCGTCGCTCAGAGCCGGTCTCGGAGGCGGTCTTCCAACGGGTTGAGGCGTAGTTCCAAACAAGTCGTCAGAAGTTGGGACGGAAACAGCTACGTCGAGCGCGTTCGGGACCGACTCTGAACGGGGACGCGTCGAGAGGGACCGAGACTCCGACTTACGGCCCGGACCGACCTACGCCCCGACGACCGTAATCGCCTGCTCGCGGTCGATTGCTCGCTCCAGTTCCTCCGCAATCGCACTGCCCCGCGAGACCTGAATATCGCCGCCCCGTCCAACCGTCGCCGTGAACAGGTACTCGCTGTCGGCCTGCACCTCGACGGTCTCGCCCGCGTGGCCGTCGGTCGGCAGGACGATGTGCCGGGAGGTGATTTCCGGCGTCACGACTTGGCCGGGCGTGGCTCCTGCTCCGCCTGCGCCGCCCGCACCGCCTGCGCTCGCTCCGGACGCCGATTGGGGTTTCTCGTCGTGGGTCCGCACGTCGATGTCGATGCCGAGGCGGTTCTCGATTTCGTCGATTCGGCCGCCGCCCTTCCCGATGACGTAGGAGATGTCGTCCTCGGTGACGTAGACGGTGGCGCGGTTCTGGCCCTGCACGTCCACGTCCACCGCACCGCGGGCGACCGATTGAATCTCTCGCTCGATTTCCTGTTTCGCCAGTTTCGAGACGCCGCTCTCCTCGCGCTCGCTCTCGTCGAGGGGGACGGTGACGACCTGTCGGTTGAAGGTGTAGATTTCGTACTCGGGGCGGCCGGTCTCGAAGTCCTGAATCATGATGACCGGGCGAGCGAGGTCCTCCTCCATCAGGCCCTCGGGCACCTTCACCTGCGTCGTCACGTCGTAGACCTTCTCGACCTTCCCGGCCTCGATGTAGACAACGGTGTCCACGATTTGGGGAATCATGCCGAGTTCGACCCGGCCGACGAGGCGCTGGAGCGCGTCGATGGCCCGCGTCGCGTGAACGACGCCGATCATGCCGACGCCCGCGAGTCGCATGTCGGCAAACACCTCGAAGTCGTCGGTCTTCCGGACCTCGTCGTAGATGGTGTAGTCGGGCCGGACCATCAACAGCGAGTCGGCGGTCTTCTCCATCTCGCCGCTCAGTTCGGTGTACTGCGTGATTTCCGGGCCGACTTGCAGGTCTCGGGGCTTTTCCATCGTCTTGACCGCGAAGTCGTTGTCCGCGAGGAATTCGCCGACGGCCTGCGCGAAGGTGGACTTCCCGGCACCGGGCGACCCGGAGATGAGAACGCCGCGTTGCTGTTCGAGCAGTCGCTCTTTGAGTTCACCGGCGAACTCGTAGTCCTCCATGTCGGTCTTGACGATGGGCCGAACCGCGGTAATCTCCCACGCGTCGGCGAACGGCGGCTCCGCGACGGCGATTCGGTAGTCGCGGAACTGGACGATGGTCATCCCCTGCTCGGAGAGTTCGATGAACCCCTCGTTGCTCCGCTTGGCGGAGTCGATAATCTCGCTGGCGTACTCCTTGAGTTGTTCCTCGGTCGAAACCTCGTCGCGTATCTGCTCGTAGTGCATGTCGCCGATGTCGCCGCGCTTAGCCATCGGCGCGACTCCCGCCCGGAGGTGGAGGCTCATCGTCTGCTCGTCGAAGAACTCCTCGATGGCGAGGCGACCGATGTCGCCGTCGTCGGTCTTGGGCGCGATGTACTCCACGTCCAATCCTTTCGCCTTCGCTACCTCGGCCTGCACGCTGTCGCTGGTGACGAACGCGGCGTCGTGGTCGGCGGCCAGTTCCCGGATGTAGGCGTCGATTTCGCCTTCGTGGGCACGGCCCGCGGCCTCGGGGTCCGGACGCTCGCCGACGTATTCGAGGTCGATGTCGCCCTCGTCGGCGAGGTCAGCGAGTCGCTGGAGTTCCGAGAGACCGTTCCAACCGCTCTCTTGGCCGCGGTTGGCCTGCGCTTCGAGTTCGGCGACGACTGCCTCCGGAATCAGGACGGTCGCGCCAGCGAACTCGCCCTCGACGCGCTCGGAAATCCGGCCGTCGATGACGACGCTGGTGTCCGGTAGAACGTTCATGTCCCTCTTTTCGGGCGGCGCGTTCATACCCTTTACGAGCGAGCGACTCTGGGGAGGCCCCGTCTCGTCCGAGTCGAGGACCGCCGCGACGAACCCACGACCCGGCGTTCCGCCACCCCCGGCTTCAAGCGACTCGCGGCCCACGGGTCAGCCATGACCGAACTACTCGAACTCACCCGCGAACTCGTCTCCATCCCGTCCCACGAGGACGAGACCGAGGCGGGCGACTACATCGAGAACTGGCTCCGCGAGGAGACCGACGGCGACGTGACCCGCGACGAGACCGGGAACGTCATCGCCCGCCGCGGTCCCGACGAGGGCGAATCGCTCGCGCTCGTCGGCCACCACGACGTGGTGCCACCGGCCGACTCCCAGACCGACGCCGACGGAGGATACGTCGTCGAGGAGCGCGACGGCCGCCTCTACGGCAGGGGCACCGCCGATATGAAGGGCGCGGTGGCGGCCGCGATGCTGGCGTTCCGCGACGCCGACCTCTCAGGCGAGACCGCTCCGGAACTCGTCTTCGCCAGTTTCGTCGGCGAGGAGCAAGGCGGCGTCGGCGCTCGCGCCGCCATCGAACGAGGGTTCGCGCCCGACTACGCCGTCGTCGGCGAAGGCTCGACGGGCTACTCCGCGCCGGGCGTGACCGACGTGGCAGTCGCGCACAAGGGCCGCCGGGGGAGTACCGTCACTGCCCGCGGCACGGCGGCCCACGCCAGCAACCCCGAATCCGGCGAGAACGCGGTCTACCGGGCCTGCGATGCGGTGGACGTGATTCGGGACCTCGACTTCCCCGCGGTCGAGGTGTTTGGCGAGGAGGTCCGGGGAAGCGTCGCCGTCACGGAAATCGAGGGCGGGAGCGCGTGGAACGTGATTCCCGAAACGTGTGAGGTGACGGTGGACGAGCGCACGGTTCCCGGCGAGCGCGCGCCGCTTGAGCGCGTCGAGAGCGAGGGCGTCGAGTGGACTGTTGACCAAGACCTCCCGGCGATGCGCTGTGACGACGAAGCGTTCGCCCAGACCGTGCTGGCGGCCGCGAGCGAGGAACAGGAGGGACGAGCGGGCAACCCCGAACTCGTCTCGAAACCCCATGCGACCGACGCGGGATGGTTGGCCGAGACCGGAACGACCTGCGTGGTCTGTGGTGCGGCCGAACCCGGCGAGGCCCACACCGACGCTGAGAGTGCAAGCATCGCGGTGCTAGAACGTTGTGAGGGGATTTACCGCGGCGTGGCCGAGCGGTTCTGAGTCGCCCGCGGTCGGGTCGCCGTGATGGGTCGTCCCTTTCGAGTCGAAACCCGACTTTTGATAATGGGTGACACCCTACGAAGAGTCGATGGCAAGCGAAGCCGCCGCCGACGAGGCGTCCGACACCTATTCGAAGTTCGTACAGCAGGTACAGCGACTGTCGAACGTCAAGCAGGCCGGAATGGTACTCAGTTGGGACCAAGAGGTCATGATGCCCGAGGGCGGCACGCCCGCCCGGTCGAAACAGCGCTCGGCGCTCTCGACCGTGGCCCACGAGATGCTCACGTCCGACGAGATGGCCGAGATGCTCGACGAACTCGAATCGCGGGACCTCGACGACGAGCGCGCGTCGGTCGTCCGCGAGATTCGACGCCAGCACGACCGCGCCGCCAGCGTCCCCCAAGACCTCGTGGAAGAGATTTCGGAGGTCTCGTCGGAGGCGATGCCGGTCTGGCAGAAGGCCAAAGAACAAGACGACTTCTCGACGTTCGCGCCGACGCTCGAAAAACTGGTCGAACTCAAGCGCGAGTACGCCGAACACATCGACCCGGACCGCGACCCCTACGAGGTCCTGTTCGAGGAGTACGAACCGTATCTCGGCGTCGAGACCGCCGAAGAGGTCCTTCAGCGCCTGCGCGACGAACTCGTCCCGCTCGTGGACGCGATTCGGGAGTCGGACGCCAACCTCGCCACCGATACGTTCTCCGGCGAGTTCGACACCGACACGCAGGAAGACCTCACCCGCGACGTGCTGGACACGTTGGGCTACGACTGGGACCACGGCCGCCTCGACACCGCGCCCCACCCGTTCTCGTCGGGCAACCAGTTCGACGCCCGCGTCACGACCCGCTTTTCGCCCGACGAGCCGGTTGGCGCGCTGATGGCGACGGTCCACGAATTCGGCCACGCGACCTACACGCTCGGACTCCCCCGCGAGGAGTACGGCACGCCGCTGGGCGAGTCCCGTGACATGACGGTCCACGAGTCCCAGTCGCGCCTCTGGGAGAACCACGTCGGGCGCTCGCGGGCGTTCTGGGAGCGTTTCCTGCCGAAGGTGAAAGACCGCTTCCCCGAGAAGCTGGCCGACGCCAGCGTTGACGACGTGTACGAGGCCGCCAACGAGGTCTACGAGGACAACCTCATTCGGGTCGAAGCCGACGAACTCACCTACCACATGCACATCGTGGTCCGGTTCGAAATCGAGCGCGACCTCATCCGGGGCGACCTCGACGTGGAGGACGTACCCGAGGTCTGGAACGACAAGTACGAGGAGTATCTGGGCGTCCGGCCCGACTCCGACGCCGAGGGCTGTCTACAGGACATCCACTGGAGCCACGGCGACTTCGGCTACTTCCCGACCTACTCGCTCGGGAGCGTCCTCGCGGCCCAACTGTTCGATAGCGCCGAGGACGACATCGAGAATCTGGACGAGAACGTCGCCGAGGGCGACTTCGAACCGCTCCACGACTGGCTGACCGAGAACGTCCACCAGCACGGGTCGCGTTACACCACCGACGAACTCGTCCGGCAGGCTACCGGCGAAGAGTACACCGCCGACTACTTCCTCGACTACGTGAAGGACAAGTACGGCGAGTTGTACGAACTGGACGAGTACCAGTAGCACCGCGGCCGTTCTCCGTCGCCGTTTAGCTCCTTTCGAATCCCCATTCTGAGCGTTCGGTTCGGTGCGTCGTCTGCTGGCGAACCCCACGCTCCTCGCCGCCACCCTCATTTTGATACGTCGGGAAAGCGAGGAGAACACATGGCCGAAGCTTACGACGACTTACTCGACCGATGTAAGCGAATCACCGCACTGAACGACGGCGGCGGCGTCCTCTACTGGGACCAGCAGGTGATGATGCCCGAGGGCGGCACGCCCGCCCGCGCCGAGCAACTGTCTGCGCTCTCGGCGGTCGCTCACGAGCAATTGACCGCTGACGAGACCGGCCGACTGCTCGACGCCGCCGAGAGCGAGGACCTGTCCGACGAACAGGAGGCGGTCGTCCGCGAGATTCGCCGCGAGTACGACCGGAAGGCGAAAGTCCCCGAGGAGTTGGTCGAACAGCACAGTCGCCTCCAGTCGGAGGCCCAAGACGACTGGCGCGAGGCGAAAGCCAACGACGACTTCTCGGCGTTCGAGCCGATTCTCTCGGACCTGCTCGACCTTCGGGTCGAGAAGGCCGAACACATCGCCCCCGACCGAGACCCCTACGAGGTGATGTTCGAGGACCGCGAACCGTATCTCGAACTCGACACTGTGGAGCGAATTTTCGAGGAACTGAAAGACGGTCTCGTCCCGCTCATCGAGGACATCCGGGCCAGCGAGGCGGTCCCCGACGCCTTCGAGGGTGAGTTCGACACCGAGACGCAGGAAGCCCTCTCGCGGGACGTGCTTGACCTGTTGGACTACGACTGGGACAGGGGCCGCCTCGACACCTCCGCCCACCCGTTCATGTCGGGCACGCAGTTCGACGCCCGCATCACGACCAGATTCGACGAGACGGACTTGCTGGGCGCGGTCAGTTCGACTGTCCACGAGTTCGGCCACGCGACCTACGCGCTCGGGCTTCGGGACGACGCCTACGGCACGCCCCTCGGAGAAGCGCGCTCCAGTGGCGTCCACGAGTCCCAGTCGCGCTTCTGGGAGAACCACGTCGGGCGCACGAAGGAGTTCTGGGAACTCGTCTTGCCGACCGTGAAAGAGCGCTTCCCGCAGGTCTCGGACGTGACGCCGGAAGAGGCTTACCGGACTGCCAACCGCATCGAGTCGGACAACCTGATTCGGACCGAGGCCGACGAACTCACCTACCACATGCACATCATCCTCCGGTCGGAGATAGAGCGCGAGTTCGTCTCCGGCGACCTCGCGGTGAGCGAGATTCCGACCGCGTGGGACGACAAGATGGAGGAATATCTGGGCGTCCGACCCGACACCGACGCGGAGGGCTGTCTACAGGACATCCACTGGACCGGCGGGTTCGCCAGCTTCCAGAACTACACGGTCGGGAGCGTCCTCGCGGCCCAGCTCTGGGCGACCATCGAGGACGAGTTAGACGACCCGCGCGACCTGATTCGGGCGGGCGACTTCCAGCCCATCCGCGACTGGCTGACCGAGAATATCCACCGCCACGGCCAGCGCTACACGACCGACGAACTGATTCGGGAGGCTACCGGCGAGGACCTGACCGCCGACTACTTCCTCGACTACGCCGAGGAGAAGTTCGGCGAGATATACGGCCTGTAGAGTCGTCTCGGCGGGGTTCTCCGTCTCGAGAAAAATCGCGTTGGTTTTCCGGCGAGAAGGTCGATTCGTTCGGTCGCCGCGAACGCTCCCGAAAGAGCGGCGTCGTCGATTACGCTCCGGCCTGTTCGAGCGCGTCTTCGAGTTCGTCGCGCTGGGTGACGCCGACGAACCGCTCGACGACGCCGTCGTCGTTCTCGACCACGATGGTCGGGATGGAACGGACCTGATACTCGTTGGCAACGTCCTGATGCTCGTCTACGTCGATCTTCTCGAACTCGACTTCGCCCCAGTCACCCTCCATCTCTTCGAGAATCGGGTCTTGGGTCTTGCAGGGTCCACACCAGTCCGCGTAAAAGTCCTTCAGCGTGACAGTCATTGGTGGTCTGGCGGAATTATCTTCGCCGCCCGCATAAGGGTTTCCCACCACCCCGGCTTTGCCGCGTTCGATTTGTCGCCACACTCGGCGGCGCTCCGAAAGGTTTAGGCGAGGGGCGACCGGACCACTGTGTATGAGCAGTGGTGAGAACTCCGGCGGACTGATGTCCAGCGCCGGACTCGTCCGATACTTCGACGCCGAGGACCGCAACGCCATCCGCATCGACCCCAAGACCATCGTCGCGTTCGGCGTTCTCTTCGGCGTCTTCATCGAGGTTCTGAACATCCTCGGACTGTAGCGACACCGTTTCTCCGGCGGCTAGTTCTATCGCCCCCGTTGTCGTGCTCGGCGTGAGATGTTTCTTCCAGTCCGAGAGCGTGCCGTCGGCGAGATCTTCGGCGCGGCGGGCGCGCTCTTCAATCGGGACGACCCGACCGCCGAGGCGCGCAACTTTTGACGACCGACTCCCTACTCGCGGATATGACTCTCAAAGCGGGCGTCGTCGCCGTGCAGGGCGACGTGAGCGAACACGCCGAGGCCGTCCGGCGCGCTGGCGAGGCCCACGGACGCGAGACCGAGGTCGTCGAAATCCGGAACAGCGGCGTCGTCCCCGACTGCGACCTGCTGCTCTTGCCCGGCGGGGAATCGACCACCATCTCGCGGTTGCTTCACGACGAGGGTATCGCCGAGGAAATCGTCGCCCACGTCGAGGCTGGCAAGCCCGTGCTGGCGACCTGCGCGGGCCTCATCGTGGCTTCGACCGACGCGGGCGACGACCGCGTACAATCGCTGGACCTCGTGGACGCGACCGTCGAGCGCAACGCCTTCGGGCGACAGAAAGACAGTTTCGAGGCACCCCTCGAAGTCGCAGGTCTCGACGACTCGTTCCCGGCCGTCTTTATCCGCGCGCCGGTCATCGCGGACGTGGGCGAGAGCGTCGAGGTGCTGGCGGAGTGGGACGGCCGCCCGGTGGCGATTCGGGACGGCCCGGTCGTCGCCACCTCGTTCCATCCGGAACTGACGCCCGACTCGCGGGTTCACGGACTGGCGTTCTTCGAGAACGACGGCGTGACCCTCCCCGAGGCTACGGCTTCCGACCAGTAGGGCAGACTTTTCTTGCTGGCCCTCCTCGATGCGGGCATGGAGGTCGATATCGACGCAGTGCGAGTTGCGATGACCGACGAGGGGCCGGTGCCGGTCGTCGTCCTCGCACCCGACGACGACGGGGTGCTCCCGATATTCATTGGCTTCGAGGAAGCCGTCAGCATCGCTCGCGGCATGGAGGCCGAGGACATCGGCCGCCCGCTGACTCACGACCTCACGCTCGACCTCGTGGAGGAACTCGGCGGGCGCGTCACCCGCGTCGTGGTTTCGGCGCTGGAAGACAGCACCTATATCGCCGACCTTCACATCGACACGCCGCGGGGCGAGGCCGAAGTGGACGCCCGACCCAGCGACTCGCTGGCGCTCGCGGCCCGGACCAACGCGCCGATAGAGGTGGCCGACGACGTGTTCGCGTCCGGGCGGCGCGACCGCGAGGAGTTCGACGAGCTACAGGACATCCAAGAGGTCGCGGAGTTGGGACCATGACCGGCGACCAGAGCGGTGAGGTGGCCGACCGCGAGGACGCCGCCGCGCCCGAAGATACCGCGGCGATTCTGGACGAACTATTCGCGGTCGTGGAGGACCGCAAAGAGACCCTGCCCGACGAGTCCTACACCGCGTCGCTGTTCACCCACGAGAAGGGCGAGAACGCCGTGCTGGAGAAACTGGGCGAAGAGACCACCGAACTCCTGCTGGCCGCGAAGGACGACGACCACGAGGAAATCGCCCACGAGAGCGCCGACATCGTCTATCACCTGCTCGTCCTGCTGTCGATGAAGGAGATGGACCTCGCCGACCTGCGCGCGGAACTGCGCGAGCGTCGGTGAAAACTGGTCGATTTTTGGCTCTTCTCGTTCTTCCGTCGGTGGCTCTCGAATCTCTATTTCCGTCAGGCGGTCGGCGCGCGCTGGCGCGGTCCTTGTGACCGCGCCGATACGTGCGAGGGCCGAGTAGCGCAGCGTAGCGAGCAACGCAGGCGGTTGGGGAGGACGAGGTGCTGTGCGGTGTGGGGCGGTGCGGTTGACTCCATCGATCACGCCTGAAGCTAGCTCTCTTCCTCTTCTTTCGATGCCACAAACAACTCCGTAAAGAGAACCGTCCGGAGACCTACCCCTCTACTTTCTCGAACCGGTGCAGGACGACCTCGCTGTCGTCGTCCCACTCAAACTCGTCGTGCGCCCGGTTCAGTATCTCGCGGTACTGCTCTAAGTCCCGCATACCCTCTTTCCGGGCGTCCTCGTCGGTCAGGTCGCCGAGCGTTCGCTCGCGGATTGCGACGACCTCGAAGGCGTCGCCGTCCGCCTCGAAGCGGTCGCCCTCCTCGGCGTACTGGCGTCCGCGGTGAATCTGGGTGATTTCGCCGTCTTTCGCTCCGTTTCGCATTCGCTCGTTCGGAAGCAGCGTATCGGCGTCGATTTCGGCCATGCTCGTGCGTTCGGACTCAACCGGGAAAGTCGTTCGGTCGTCGCTCCGCTGGAAGCGACCCCACGGCCGAACCACCACCGATTAGTCCGCGCCGCCACAACCGCCGCCAATGACCGACCTCGGCAAGGTAGACCGCTCGTTCTTCGACCGGTACATCTACCCCAACCTCGGGACCGACCGCGACGACGTGACGCTCGGACCGCAACACGGCGTTGATTTCGGCGTCGTGGAGGTCGGCGACCGCGCGGTCGTGATGGCCAGCGACCCCCTCTCGCTCGTTCCGGCGCTCGGGTTCGAGAAGGCGGGATGGTTCGCAGTCCACGTCGCGCTCTCGGACGCCGCGGTCTCCGGAATCCCGCCCTCGCACCTCTCGGTCACGTTCACGCTCCCGCCGGAGATGACCGACGAGCAGTTCGGCGCGGTCTGGGAGGCGTTCGACCGCGAAGCCAGCGAACTGGGCGTCAGCATCGTCACGGGCCACACCGCGCGCTACGGCGGGTGTCAGTACCCGTGGGTCGGCGGCGCGACGACGCTGGCGGTCGGCGACCCCGACGCGGTGGTCCGCCCCGACGGCGCGACTCCCGGCGACCGACTGCTCGTGACGAAGGGTCCCGCGGTCGAAGTCGCTGGCTTTCTGGTCACGCTGTTCGAGGACGCGGTGGACCTCTCCGACTCGACTATCGAGACCGCCAAGGAGCGATTCTGGGACATGAGTCCGGTCCGGGACGCGCTGACCGCCGCGGCCGCCGGGCCGGTCACCGCGATGCACGACGCCACCGAGGGCGGTCTCCGGGGCGCGCTGGTCGAACTCGCGGGAGCGGGCGGCGTCCGCCTCGACGTGGACGCCGACGCGGTGCCCGTCCTGCCGGGCGTCGCGGAGTCCTGCGAGTTTTTCGGCATCGACCCGTGGGCCGCGACCAGCGAGGGGACGCTCCTGCTGACCGTCGAATCGGGCGGCGTCGAGCGCGTGCTGGACGCCCTCGACGACGAAGACATCCCGGCCGCCGAAATCGGCGAAGTGAGTGCGGGCGAGGGCGTCTTCGTGGACGGCGAGCGCGCCGAAAAGCCGGAGGCAGACCCCTCGTGGGAAGTCTTCGAGGAGTACGCCGACCGAGTCGGCTTGGAGTGACTGACGGAGGCCGTTGGTACCCCTTGGTTTATTAATAATTAGGGCGTAGTCCCCGCCGTGAGACGAATTTGGTTCGCGCTCTTCGGCGGTCTGTTCGGCGCTGTCGGCGTCGCGTTTCTCGGGGCGTTCCGGGCCGACGCGCTGGCTGACCCCACCTCGCTGGCGACGTTCTCGCTCTGGCTTGGAGCCTCGACACTGTACGTCCTCGGTGGTCTCGACGCCTCAATCGGGGATTTCGACTGGTACCAACTCGTCGGTCTCGGAAACGTTTGTCTGGGTCTCCAGATGGTCGCGCGCGCCGCGATGACGCTGGCCGACGGAACCGGCGAGACCGAACCCCTCCTGGCCACGTTCGGTGGTGTTGTCGGCGGGCTAACGCTGGCGTACATCGGTCTCGACTGGTTCCGCGGCGGTCGGCACTTCGACCTCTCGACCTTCGAGGAGTCGCCCACCGCTGACCCCGAGTAGTGGTGTTCCCTGCCGAGAACGCTTAACCGCTCGTAGAGCGTACAGAATACGGAATGACCAACTGGTACGCAGTCGCCATCGGGTTCGTCGTCATGACGGTGGTCGGCGTCGTCGGAATCGCCATTCCGGGACTCGGCCAACTCACCGCGGGACTGGTCGGCGGATTCCTCGCTGGCTACATGGCGGCGGGCGGGACCGGTCGCGGCGCGTGGCACGGCCTGCTGGCGGGATCGCTCGGGGGCGTTTTCGTCGCCGTCTTCCTCGGGGTCGCGGTCAGCGTCCTCGGCGTGGCCGAGTTCGGTCCCTTCGGGTCGCTTCTCGGCGGTGGGGCGTTCCTCGTCGTTCTCTTCGTCACGTTCGTGATGGGACTGGAGAGCGCGCTCGCCGGAGCAATCGGCGGGTGGATAGCCAAGGAGTGAGTCGGACCCAGACTGAAAGCCGCCACGCACTCCTCGCTCGCCGACAGGCGAACAAATCGCCCGATATTGGAATTACTCTCGGTAACTAACTCAGGAGAGGTAACTTTTACACGGCGGGAAGCGTACTCGCGCTCATGAGTGACAACGATAGACTCTCGGTCTGGTGTGCCGGAAAGGATTGGTGTCCGATTACCTCGACCGCGACGCTAATCGGTAAGAAGTGGCACCCCGTGGTCATCCATCGACTCCTCCACAGCGGCCCGATGGGTTTCAACGAACTCAAAGACGACGTGGACGGTATCTCCAGCAAGGTTCTCTCGGATAGCCTCGACGACCTCGAAGAGAAAGGGCTTTTAAACCGCGAAATCGTGAGCGAGAAGCCGGTTCGTGTGCAGTATTCGCTGACTGAGCGCGGCGCGTCGCTCGAATCGCTCATCGAGGAGATGCGTGACTGGGGTGCCGAACACCTCACCGCCGCCGCCGAAAAAGAAGACGCGATTTCGTAGACGCGACGCGATTTCCTATC
This genomic stretch from Halorussus pelagicus harbors:
- a CDS encoding M20 family metallopeptidase; the encoded protein is MTELLELTRELVSIPSHEDETEAGDYIENWLREETDGDVTRDETGNVIARRGPDEGESLALVGHHDVVPPADSQTDADGGYVVEERDGRLYGRGTADMKGAVAAAMLAFRDADLSGETAPELVFASFVGEEQGGVGARAAIERGFAPDYAVVGEGSTGYSAPGVTDVAVAHKGRRGSTVTARGTAAHASNPESGENAVYRACDAVDVIRDLDFPAVEVFGEEVRGSVAVTEIEGGSAWNVIPETCEVTVDERTVPGERAPLERVESEGVEWTVDQDLPAMRCDDEAFAQTVLAAASEEQEGRAGNPELVSKPHATDAGWLAETGTTCVVCGAAEPGEAHTDAESASIAVLERCEGIYRGVAERF
- a CDS encoding thioredoxin family protein, which codes for MTVTLKDFYADWCGPCKTQDPILEEMEGDWGEVEFEKIDVDEHQDVANEYQVRSIPTIVVENDDGVVERFVGVTQRDELEDALEQAGA
- a CDS encoding preprotein translocase subunit Sec61beta, with amino-acid sequence MSSGENSGGLMSSAGLVRYFDAEDRNAIRIDPKTIVAFGVLFGVFIEVLNILGL
- a CDS encoding pyridoxamine 5'-phosphate oxidase family protein, with amino-acid sequence MFTDDVVETNDEGVSGGERSDVKMNSDAASAFLERKGWGCLTLAEGGNAYSLPMSFGYDGEGTAYFHLQTDERGEKMAYLDATESATLLVPEVRPPDWTSVMVRGPIERVPEAEVEDAYAAFAGNAWFPASPWTDDRDPTELGFYKLEAETVTGRTSLVSE
- a CDS encoding carboxypeptidase M32 — translated: MAEAYDDLLDRCKRITALNDGGGVLYWDQQVMMPEGGTPARAEQLSALSAVAHEQLTADETGRLLDAAESEDLSDEQEAVVREIRREYDRKAKVPEELVEQHSRLQSEAQDDWREAKANDDFSAFEPILSDLLDLRVEKAEHIAPDRDPYEVMFEDREPYLELDTVERIFEELKDGLVPLIEDIRASEAVPDAFEGEFDTETQEALSRDVLDLLDYDWDRGRLDTSAHPFMSGTQFDARITTRFDETDLLGAVSSTVHEFGHATYALGLRDDAYGTPLGEARSSGVHESQSRFWENHVGRTKEFWELVLPTVKERFPQVSDVTPEEAYRTANRIESDNLIRTEADELTYHMHIILRSEIEREFVSGDLAVSEIPTAWDDKMEEYLGVRPDTDAEGCLQDIHWTGGFASFQNYTVGSVLAAQLWATIEDELDDPRDLIRAGDFQPIRDWLTENIHRHGQRYTTDELIREATGEDLTADYFLDYAEEKFGEIYGL
- a CDS encoding PINc/VapC family ATPase, with product MNVLPDTSVVIDGRISERVEGEFAGATVLIPEAVVAELEAQANRGQESGWNGLSELQRLADLADEGDIDLEYVGERPDPEAAGRAHEGEIDAYIRELAADHDAAFVTSDSVQAEVAKAKGLDVEYIAPKTDDGDIGRLAIEEFFDEQTMSLHLRAGVAPMAKRGDIGDMHYEQIRDEVSTEEQLKEYASEIIDSAKRSNEGFIELSEQGMTIVQFRDYRIAVAEPPFADAWEITAVRPIVKTDMEDYEFAGELKERLLEQQRGVLISGSPGAGKSTFAQAVGEFLADNDFAVKTMEKPRDLQVGPEITQYTELSGEMEKTADSLLMVRPDYTIYDEVRKTDDFEVFADMRLAGVGMIGVVHATRAIDALQRLVGRVELGMIPQIVDTVVYIEAGKVEKVYDVTTQVKVPEGLMEEDLARPVIMIQDFETGRPEYEIYTFNRQVVTVPLDESEREESGVSKLAKQEIEREIQSVARGAVDVDVQGQNRATVYVTEDDISYVIGKGGGRIDEIENRLGIDIDVRTHDEKPQSASGASAGGAGGAGGAGATPGQVVTPEITSRHIVLPTDGHAGETVEVQADSEYLFTATVGRGGDIQVSRGSAIAEELERAIDREQAITVVGA
- a CDS encoding carboxypeptidase M32 translates to MASEAAADEASDTYSKFVQQVQRLSNVKQAGMVLSWDQEVMMPEGGTPARSKQRSALSTVAHEMLTSDEMAEMLDELESRDLDDERASVVREIRRQHDRAASVPQDLVEEISEVSSEAMPVWQKAKEQDDFSTFAPTLEKLVELKREYAEHIDPDRDPYEVLFEEYEPYLGVETAEEVLQRLRDELVPLVDAIRESDANLATDTFSGEFDTDTQEDLTRDVLDTLGYDWDHGRLDTAPHPFSSGNQFDARVTTRFSPDEPVGALMATVHEFGHATYTLGLPREEYGTPLGESRDMTVHESQSRLWENHVGRSRAFWERFLPKVKDRFPEKLADASVDDVYEAANEVYEDNLIRVEADELTYHMHIVVRFEIERDLIRGDLDVEDVPEVWNDKYEEYLGVRPDSDAEGCLQDIHWSHGDFGYFPTYSLGSVLAAQLFDSAEDDIENLDENVAEGDFEPLHDWLTENVHQHGSRYTTDELVRQATGEEYTADYFLDYVKDKYGELYELDEYQ